A single Rubrivivax gelatinosus IL144 DNA region contains:
- a CDS encoding mechanosensitive ion channel family protein, translating into MDFSWTTVLNELDYGRWNEPLRSGLRIVLIIAAAWLLATLLQRLVRAMNTRFSDHLEGDALRRAETINRVARYLIGIVVGALATMTVLAEVGISLAPILGAAGVVGIAVGFGAQSLVKDYFTGFFILFEDQIRTGDVVEIAGIGGLVEDITLRHVRLRDYDGNVHYVPNSLITTVTNRGRQFAFSVADLRIAYREDLDEVCNVVREVAAGLRADERFVHRILQDLEIAGVERWDESAVTLRVRFKVAPLAQWDVRREFLRRLKRAFDERGIEIPYPHLTVYAGADKDGRAPALPLGIRRHAPDAANV; encoded by the coding sequence TTGGATTTCTCGTGGACCACCGTGCTCAACGAGCTGGACTACGGCCGCTGGAACGAGCCGCTGCGCTCGGGCCTGCGCATCGTGCTGATCATCGCCGCCGCCTGGCTGCTGGCGACGCTGCTGCAGCGCCTCGTGCGCGCGATGAACACGCGTTTCAGCGACCACCTCGAAGGCGACGCGCTGCGCCGCGCCGAGACCATCAACCGCGTCGCGCGCTACCTGATCGGCATCGTCGTCGGCGCGCTGGCGACGATGACGGTGCTGGCGGAGGTCGGCATCTCGCTGGCGCCGATCCTGGGCGCGGCCGGTGTCGTCGGCATCGCGGTCGGCTTCGGCGCGCAGTCGCTGGTCAAGGATTACTTCACCGGCTTCTTCATCCTGTTCGAAGACCAGATCCGCACCGGCGACGTCGTCGAGATCGCCGGCATCGGCGGCCTGGTCGAGGACATCACGCTGCGCCACGTGCGCCTGCGCGACTACGACGGCAACGTGCACTACGTGCCCAACAGCCTGATCACGACGGTGACCAACCGCGGCCGCCAGTTCGCCTTCTCGGTGGCCGATCTGCGCATCGCCTACCGCGAGGACCTGGACGAGGTCTGCAACGTCGTGCGCGAGGTCGCCGCCGGCCTGCGTGCCGACGAACGTTTCGTCCACCGCATCCTGCAGGACCTGGAGATCGCCGGCGTCGAACGCTGGGACGAGAGCGCGGTGACGCTGCGCGTGCGCTTCAAGGTCGCGCCGCTGGCGCAGTGGGACGTGCGGCGCGAGTTCCTGCGCCGCCTGAAGCGCGCCTTCGACGAGCGCGGCATCGAGATCCCGTATCCTCATCTGACGGTCTACGCCGGCGCCGACAAGGACGGTCGCGCCCCGGCGCTGCCGCTGGGCATCCGCCGCCATGCGCCGGACGCGGCCAACGTCTGA
- a CDS encoding autotransporter assembly complex protein TamA has product MIRAAALPAAWLACLALGGCAGLSREPSAATPAGDGQAASEPAASASAPVLTLRVEAPDTVRELLEQQLDLARLPALANGRQLAPREIDRLVAAAPEQVRSLVETEGFFTPQVAVQQLPGEPPVVEVRVEPGPRARVRKVDIRIQGALAEALSRGEAEAVAGDAALREDWPLERGEPFRNAEWTAAKRAALARLRALGYARADWVSTLARVDAGEHRVDLELVADSGPLFRTGELRIRGLKLHDEQTVRNIADFRPGTPATEKLLLDVQERLQRSGLFTTASVQLDARAEDPEHAAVTIRLAERERQEATFGIGISADVGPRGTVEHVHRRVFGQALTARNAFELGRVRRSWTGELSTHTLPGLYRNLVGGAAERIESSTDVVSSLRLRLGRAQETPRIDRLVYVEAERSLRRLDDGTETNADALSLHYQGIWRHVDNVLLPTDGWVFSGQVGGGRARSDPGGTGPFVRAYGRLAAYRPFGGWYGSLRLEAGEVYARDDVTPPDSLLFRAGGDGSVRGYEYRSLAPTQDGIVYGGKVLATASAEIARPILERMPQLWGAVFVDAGRAAERWQDYSPAVGYGVGLRYRSPIGPLSIDVARGQETGSVRLHLSVGVTF; this is encoded by the coding sequence GTGATCCGCGCCGCCGCCCTGCCCGCGGCCTGGCTGGCCTGTCTCGCGCTCGGCGGCTGCGCCGGGCTGTCGCGCGAGCCCTCCGCGGCGACGCCGGCCGGTGACGGCCAGGCCGCCTCCGAACCCGCAGCGAGCGCCTCGGCGCCGGTGCTGACGCTGCGCGTGGAGGCGCCCGACACCGTGCGCGAGCTGCTCGAGCAGCAGCTCGACCTGGCCCGGCTGCCGGCGCTGGCCAACGGCCGCCAGCTGGCGCCGCGCGAGATCGACCGCCTCGTCGCCGCCGCGCCCGAGCAGGTGCGCTCGCTGGTCGAGACCGAAGGCTTCTTCACGCCGCAGGTCGCGGTGCAGCAGCTGCCCGGCGAGCCGCCGGTGGTCGAGGTGCGTGTCGAGCCCGGCCCGCGGGCGCGGGTGCGCAAGGTCGACATCCGCATCCAGGGCGCGCTGGCCGAGGCGCTGTCGCGCGGCGAGGCCGAAGCCGTGGCCGGCGACGCCGCGCTGCGGGAGGACTGGCCGCTGGAGCGCGGCGAGCCCTTCCGCAATGCCGAATGGACGGCGGCCAAACGCGCCGCGCTGGCCCGCTTGCGCGCCCTGGGTTACGCCCGTGCCGACTGGGTGTCGACGCTGGCGCGCGTGGACGCCGGCGAGCACCGTGTCGATCTGGAACTGGTCGCCGACAGCGGGCCGCTGTTTCGCACCGGCGAGCTGCGCATCCGCGGGCTGAAGCTGCACGACGAGCAGACGGTGCGCAACATCGCCGACTTCCGCCCCGGCACGCCGGCCACCGAGAAGCTGCTGCTCGACGTTCAGGAACGGCTGCAGCGCTCAGGCCTGTTCACCACCGCCTCGGTGCAGCTCGATGCGCGCGCCGAGGACCCGGAGCACGCGGCGGTGACGATCCGGCTCGCCGAGCGCGAACGCCAGGAGGCGACCTTCGGCATCGGCATCAGCGCCGACGTCGGCCCGCGCGGCACCGTCGAGCACGTGCACCGGCGCGTCTTCGGCCAGGCGCTGACGGCACGCAACGCTTTCGAGCTGGGCCGCGTGCGGCGCTCGTGGACCGGCGAGCTCAGCACGCACACGCTGCCCGGGCTGTACCGCAACCTCGTCGGCGGCGCCGCCGAACGCATCGAGTCCTCGACCGACGTCGTCTCCTCGCTGCGGCTGCGCCTGGGCCGTGCCCAGGAGACGCCGCGCATCGACCGCCTGGTCTACGTGGAGGCCGAACGTTCGCTGCGCCGGCTGGACGACGGCACCGAAACCAACGCCGACGCGCTGAGCCTGCACTACCAGGGCATCTGGCGCCACGTCGACAACGTGCTGCTGCCCACCGACGGCTGGGTGTTCTCGGGCCAGGTCGGCGGCGGCCGGGCGCGTTCGGACCCGGGTGGCACCGGGCCCTTCGTGCGCGCCTACGGCCGGCTGGCGGCGTACCGGCCGTTCGGCGGCTGGTACGGCTCGCTGCGGCTCGAGGCCGGCGAGGTCTACGCGCGCGACGACGTGACGCCGCCGGACTCGCTGCTGTTTCGCGCCGGCGGCGACGGCTCGGTGCGGGGCTACGAATACCGCTCGCTGGCCCCGACGCAGGACGGCATCGTCTACGGCGGCAAGGTGCTGGCGACGGCCAGCGCCGAGATCGCGCGGCCCATCCTTGAACGCATGCCGCAGCTCTGGGGCGCGGTCTTCGTCGACGCCGGCCGCGCCGCCGAACGCTGGCAGGACTACAGCCCGGCCGTCGGCTACGGCGTCGGCCTGCGTTACCGCAGCCCGATCGGGCCGCTCAGCATCGACGTCGCACGCGGCCAGGAGACGGGCAGCGTGCGCCTGCACCTCAGCGTCGGCGTGACCTTCTGA
- a CDS encoding FTR1 family iron permease: MFNALIVVWRESLEAMLVIGVLLAWISRQDQPAPLRRGLWLGAAGGLLLAAALGAATFAVQSELEGQALEIFQVVMVFTAAALIVQMVLWMRRHGRGMKRELERQAGQASGALGVGLVTAFAVAREGAETVVFLYGLGLESGGSALAANAGAATAGFVLAAATAWLISRGARFLSYRVLFGISEVLLLLIAASLLAGGLDRMIGMDWIPPLVDPVWDSSGLLDDGSGLGRVLADFLGYRARPSATVLIGYLVFWGATIWAMRRGATPRAAAA, from the coding sequence ATGTTCAATGCATTGATCGTCGTCTGGCGCGAGAGCCTCGAGGCGATGCTCGTCATCGGCGTGCTGCTGGCCTGGATCTCGCGCCAGGACCAGCCCGCACCGCTGCGCCGCGGCCTCTGGCTGGGCGCGGCCGGCGGCCTGCTGCTGGCTGCCGCTTTGGGCGCCGCGACCTTCGCGGTGCAGAGCGAACTCGAAGGCCAGGCGCTGGAGATCTTCCAGGTCGTGATGGTCTTCACCGCCGCCGCGCTGATCGTGCAGATGGTGCTGTGGATGCGCCGCCACGGCCGCGGCATGAAACGCGAACTGGAACGCCAGGCCGGGCAGGCCTCGGGCGCCCTGGGCGTCGGCCTGGTCACCGCCTTCGCCGTCGCGCGAGAAGGCGCCGAGACCGTGGTCTTCCTCTACGGCCTGGGGCTGGAGTCCGGCGGCTCGGCGCTGGCCGCCAACGCCGGCGCCGCCACCGCGGGCTTCGTGCTCGCCGCCGCCACCGCCTGGCTGATCTCACGCGGCGCACGTTTCCTCAGCTACCGCGTGCTGTTCGGGATCAGCGAAGTTCTGCTGCTGCTGATCGCCGCCTCGCTGCTGGCCGGCGGCCTGGACCGCATGATCGGCATGGACTGGATCCCGCCGCTGGTCGACCCGGTCTGGGACAGCTCCGGCCTGCTCGACGACGGCAGCGGCCTGGGTCGTGTGCTCGCCGACTTCCTCGGCTACCGCGCCCGCCCGTCGGCGACGGTGCTGATCGGCT
- a CDS encoding carbohydrate porin, producing MSTLPPRHGFVLRNARLVAALTLAGLAGGAQAAGSEIEQLKAQLRELAARFGQLEQRNQELEKKVGELSATAPKAAPIEARVKALEEAQAATDQALLTDRLSENEPELVTRLKAVETQTLAMQKPVRQVEALEGIKVEGGLVAVAQRVNGAGTETGKRESRLNYRGDIEVTLPGGEIGQAEGTIYAQLRFGQGEGVALRPTYTSTTNSSTFQVAGVNDPDSSFAVLAQAWYQLNVPLPFDGYKPYSRQRLEFTVGKMDPFVFFDQNATADDETAFFLNNAFVHNPLLDSGGDAGVDAYGFTPGFRAAYVNETDKSGVWSASVAVFGSGPATNFSGSLGKPFVIGQLEYSTRLFDGLQGNYRLYAWRNGRATDLDGNEQAHSGWGLSLDQRVTDDLTLFGRYGNRSSGTASFNRALTLGGEFSGDAWGRASDGIGLAAGLLRTSNDYRRVSTSSGNERVAEIYYRYHVNEKIALTPDFQWISRPGGDDGASDVKAFGLRATLGF from the coding sequence ATGTCCACCCTGCCCCCGAGACACGGGTTCGTGTTGCGCAACGCCCGGCTCGTCGCCGCGCTGACGCTGGCCGGCCTGGCCGGCGGCGCGCAGGCCGCCGGCAGCGAGATCGAGCAGTTGAAGGCCCAGCTGCGTGAACTGGCCGCGCGTTTCGGCCAGCTCGAGCAGCGCAACCAGGAGCTCGAGAAGAAGGTCGGCGAGCTCTCCGCCACCGCGCCCAAGGCCGCGCCGATCGAGGCCCGCGTCAAGGCGCTGGAAGAGGCCCAGGCCGCGACCGACCAGGCCTTGCTGACCGACCGCCTGAGCGAGAACGAGCCCGAACTCGTCACGCGCCTGAAGGCCGTCGAGACGCAGACGCTGGCGATGCAGAAGCCGGTGCGCCAGGTCGAGGCGCTCGAAGGCATCAAGGTCGAAGGCGGCCTCGTCGCCGTCGCCCAGCGTGTCAACGGCGCCGGCACCGAGACCGGCAAGCGCGAGTCGCGCCTGAACTACCGCGGCGACATCGAGGTCACGCTGCCCGGCGGCGAGATCGGCCAGGCCGAAGGCACGATCTACGCCCAGCTGCGTTTCGGCCAGGGCGAAGGCGTCGCGCTGCGTCCGACCTACACCAGCACGACGAACTCGTCGACCTTCCAGGTCGCCGGCGTCAACGACCCCGACTCCTCGTTCGCGGTGCTGGCCCAGGCCTGGTATCAGCTGAACGTGCCGCTGCCCTTCGACGGCTACAAGCCGTACTCGCGCCAGCGCCTGGAGTTCACGGTCGGCAAGATGGACCCGTTCGTGTTCTTCGACCAGAACGCGACGGCCGACGACGAGACGGCGTTCTTCCTGAACAACGCCTTCGTGCACAACCCGCTGCTCGACTCGGGCGGCGACGCCGGGGTCGACGCCTACGGCTTCACGCCGGGGTTCCGAGCCGCCTACGTCAACGAGACGGACAAGTCCGGCGTCTGGAGCGCCTCGGTGGCGGTGTTCGGCTCCGGGCCGGCGACCAACTTCTCCGGCTCGCTGGGCAAGCCCTTCGTCATCGGTCAGCTCGAGTACTCGACGCGGCTGTTCGACGGCCTGCAAGGCAACTACCGGCTCTACGCCTGGCGCAACGGCCGCGCCACCGACCTGGACGGCAACGAGCAGGCGCACAGCGGCTGGGGCCTGTCGCTCGACCAGCGAGTCACCGACGACCTGACGCTGTTCGGCCGCTACGGCAACCGCAGTTCGGGCACGGCGAGCTTCAACCGCGCGCTGACGCTGGGCGGCGAGTTCTCGGGCGACGCCTGGGGCCGCGCCTCCGACGGCATCGGTCTGGCCGCCGGCCTGCTGCGCACCAGCAACGACTATCGCCGCGTCAGCACCTCCAGCGGCAACGAGCGGGTCGCCGAGATCTACTACCGCTACCACGTCAACGAGAAGATCGCGCTGACGCCTGACTTCCAGTGGATCTCCCGCCCGGGCGGCGACGACGGCGCGAGCGACGTCAAGGCCTTCGGCCTGCGCGCCACACTCGGGTTCTGA
- a CDS encoding cupredoxin domain-containing protein: MAARVTRRAALAAVLALAAGTAWSQSLATYAVVIKNGRIEPARLEVPAGVKIKLTIKNEGPGPAEFENLDLRVEKVLGPGASSFVVIHPLRPGSYKFFDEFHPEHSEMLIVAK, encoded by the coding sequence GTGGCCGCCCGCGTCACGCGCCGTGCGGCCCTGGCCGCGGTGCTCGCCCTTGCGGCGGGCACCGCGTGGTCCCAGAGCCTCGCCACCTACGCCGTCGTCATCAAGAACGGCCGCATCGAGCCCGCGCGCCTGGAAGTGCCGGCGGGCGTCAAGATCAAGCTGACGATCAAGAACGAGGGCCCCGGCCCTGCCGAGTTCGAGAACCTCGACCTGCGCGTCGAGAAGGTGCTGGGCCCCGGCGCCAGCTCCTTCGTCGTCATCCATCCGCTGCGCCCCGGCAGCTACAAGTTCTTCGACGAGTTCCATCCCGAGCACTCGGAGATGCTGATCGTCGCGAAGTGA
- a CDS encoding translocation/assembly module TamB domain-containing protein — MAAADTANTTPPPRRLAWVLGLLAALLVAGGALLAWIWNSEAGWRWLFAHVPGLEVVEPQGRPVGGAFATRTLRWQGADGARLEVDDLAWRDLAWQWRPHPGAWIGLVLDTPSASRVAWTPGTAPAEPAQARRTAPEDLRLPLALEIRGLAVRTLQIGSAPPLSELHADLVLGAERGALHRVDRLELAWPGGQARATGRVQADGERAVQLRIDAGAEPGAAQPWTATLAASGPVTRLQLDATLRGDGDVRVDAQARVAPFAPWPLESLQATTRALDLSQLAAALPATRLDGRIVVDSQGRDVPAQADIDLRNTQPGAWDAGRLPLASLLARVSGRLDQRRSLELQSFEARLAGERAAGRLHGSGRWDGDALTLSLALDGLRPAELDRRLPALTAAGPLNFELRGLPLPGSGVAAGTLAAQASAEIGGRLDAARGRPLRLALQAHLRQPADGSLNAELSRFVLAAGDARLEGQANAVRDTAQGWRLKTQGELARFDPSLWWRGAEGSPWRRGPNRLDGRWNADLALPQAAFGQPLPELLAALAGQARAELADSVLLGVPLKAGATLKAGNRATQLDAELTAAGNRATLALRSGTRDSARLVVDGQAPAALAPLAALLPGAQAWWPSAGTLALDARADGRWPSLRSEGRLDADGLKSSSFVLQHAQARWNLATEDAKAPLELSLQARGLARGEQRLERLDASVAGTLGSHRIVVQAQSPLKPPAWTDAAPAPAAGPTTLSLRAGGAWKPARAGGGQWRATIAELSAGTPGATPWVQARDLEFGADFAPGGAARQASLAPGRITLLGTALRWSEAGWQAPPREGAPSRLRLAAELEPLAVAPWLQRAQPDAGWSGDLKIAGRVDIRRAERFDADVVLERTAGDLRVVRGNLPLAFGFTGLRFALAAHDGRWETTQAVVGTQIGVIAGSQTVRTEPSLAWPAPQAPVDGVVEMRIPDVDVWSAWLPAGWRLGGTLFTTAQVSGTAAAPQFGGRVEGSRLELGNLLQGVDLSGGSLLVTLRGDEVRLDHLRFRGGDGSLAIDGSARLGTQPAADLSIVADRFDALTRVDRRVSVSGRAAVGLRAQSLTVDGKFAVDRGRIDISQSEAPSLDADVVVENRPLAPGQRPAAPAAAREPSPLMKNSRVALEIALGDDLRLKGRGIDTGLTGTLRVSTPEGRLAINGLVRTVGGRYRAYGQNLVIERGLIRFSGEVAAPRLDILAVRPDLDVRVGVTVQGSASDPRVRLYSEPDMSELDKLSWLVTGRASEGLGRADTAILQQAALALLAGEGGGPSTGLLQRLGLDELSVSQSGEGDARDTVVTIGKQLSDRLYVGYERGVNATAGSWQLIYRVARRFTVRAQTGDDSAFDVIWTWRWN; from the coding sequence ATGGCCGCTGCCGACACCGCCAACACCACGCCGCCGCCGCGGCGCCTCGCCTGGGTGCTGGGCCTGCTCGCCGCGCTGCTCGTCGCCGGCGGCGCGCTGCTGGCCTGGATCTGGAACAGTGAAGCCGGCTGGCGCTGGCTGTTTGCCCATGTGCCCGGGCTCGAAGTCGTCGAGCCGCAGGGCCGGCCGGTCGGCGGCGCCTTCGCCACGCGCACGCTGCGCTGGCAAGGCGCCGACGGCGCGCGGCTGGAGGTCGACGATCTCGCCTGGCGCGACCTCGCCTGGCAATGGCGGCCGCACCCGGGAGCCTGGATCGGCCTCGTGCTCGACACGCCGAGCGCCAGCCGCGTCGCCTGGACCCCCGGGACGGCGCCCGCCGAACCGGCCCAGGCACGGCGCACGGCGCCCGAAGACCTGCGCCTGCCGCTGGCGCTGGAGATCCGCGGCCTGGCCGTCCGAACGCTGCAGATCGGCAGTGCGCCGCCGCTTTCCGAGCTGCATGCCGACCTCGTGCTCGGCGCCGAGCGCGGCGCGCTGCACCGGGTCGATCGCCTGGAACTCGCCTGGCCCGGCGGACAGGCCCGCGCCACCGGCCGCGTGCAGGCCGACGGCGAACGTGCCGTGCAGCTGCGCATCGACGCCGGCGCCGAACCCGGCGCCGCCCAGCCCTGGACGGCGACGCTGGCGGCCAGCGGCCCGGTCACCCGGCTGCAGCTCGATGCGACGCTGCGCGGCGACGGCGACGTGCGCGTCGACGCCCAGGCCCGCGTCGCGCCCTTCGCGCCCTGGCCGCTGGAGTCGCTGCAGGCGACGACACGCGCGCTGGACCTGTCGCAGCTCGCCGCGGCGCTGCCGGCGACGCGGCTGGACGGGCGCATCGTCGTCGACAGCCAGGGCCGAGACGTGCCGGCGCAGGCCGACATCGATCTGCGCAACACGCAGCCCGGCGCCTGGGACGCCGGCCGGCTGCCGCTGGCCTCGCTGCTGGCGCGCGTGTCCGGCCGTCTGGACCAGCGCCGCAGCCTCGAACTGCAGTCCTTCGAAGCGCGTCTGGCCGGCGAACGTGCGGCCGGCCGGCTGCACGGCAGCGGCCGCTGGGACGGCGACGCGCTGACGCTGTCGCTGGCGCTCGACGGCCTGCGGCCGGCCGAACTCGACCGGCGGCTGCCGGCGCTCACCGCCGCCGGGCCGCTGAACTTCGAACTGCGCGGCCTGCCCCTGCCCGGCTCGGGCGTGGCCGCCGGCACGCTGGCCGCCCAGGCCAGCGCCGAGATCGGCGGCCGCCTCGACGCCGCACGCGGCCGGCCGCTGCGGCTGGCGCTGCAAGCGCACCTTCGCCAGCCGGCCGACGGCAGCCTGAACGCCGAGCTATCGCGTTTCGTGCTCGCCGCCGGCGACGCCCGCCTCGAAGGCCAGGCGAACGCCGTGCGCGACACGGCGCAAGGCTGGCGCCTGAAGACGCAGGGCGAACTGGCGCGCTTCGATCCCTCGCTGTGGTGGCGCGGCGCCGAAGGCTCGCCGTGGCGGCGCGGCCCGAACCGGCTGGACGGGCGCTGGAACGCCGATCTCGCGCTACCGCAAGCGGCCTTCGGCCAGCCGCTGCCCGAGCTGCTGGCAGCGCTGGCCGGCCAGGCGCGCGCGGAGCTCGCCGACAGCGTGCTGCTGGGCGTGCCGCTGAAGGCTGGCGCGACGCTGAAGGCCGGCAACCGCGCCACCCAGCTCGACGCCGAACTCACGGCCGCCGGCAACCGCGCGACGCTGGCGCTGCGCAGCGGTACACGCGACAGCGCCCGCCTCGTCGTCGACGGCCAGGCACCGGCGGCGCTGGCGCCGCTGGCCGCGCTGCTGCCGGGCGCCCAGGCCTGGTGGCCCAGCGCCGGCACGCTGGCGCTGGACGCACGCGCCGACGGCCGCTGGCCTTCGCTGCGCAGCGAAGGCCGGCTCGACGCCGACGGGCTGAAGAGCAGCAGCTTCGTGCTGCAGCACGCGCAGGCGCGCTGGAATCTGGCCACCGAGGACGCCAAGGCGCCGCTGGAGCTGTCGCTGCAGGCCCGCGGCCTGGCGCGCGGCGAGCAGCGTCTGGAACGCCTGGACGCGAGTGTTGCCGGCACGCTGGGCAGCCACCGCATCGTGGTGCAGGCGCAAAGCCCGCTGAAGCCCCCGGCCTGGACCGACGCCGCGCCGGCGCCCGCCGCCGGCCCGACGACGCTCTCGCTGCGCGCCGGCGGCGCCTGGAAACCGGCACGTGCCGGCGGCGGCCAATGGCGCGCCACGATCGCCGAACTGAGCGCCGGCACGCCCGGTGCGACGCCCTGGGTGCAGGCGCGCGACCTGGAGTTCGGCGCCGACTTCGCGCCCGGCGGTGCGGCCCGCCAGGCCAGCCTGGCCCCGGGCCGCATCACGCTGCTGGGCACGGCGCTGCGCTGGAGCGAAGCCGGCTGGCAGGCGCCGCCGCGCGAAGGTGCGCCGTCGCGGCTGCGGCTGGCCGCCGAGCTGGAGCCGCTGGCCGTCGCGCCCTGGCTGCAACGCGCCCAGCCCGACGCCGGCTGGAGCGGCGACCTGAAGATCGCCGGCCGCGTCGACATCCGCCGGGCAGAACGTTTCGACGCCGACGTCGTGCTCGAACGCACGGCCGGCGACCTCCGTGTCGTGCGCGGCAACCTGCCGCTGGCCTTCGGCTTCACCGGCCTGCGTTTCGCGCTCGCTGCGCACGACGGCCGCTGGGAGACCACCCAGGCCGTGGTCGGCACGCAGATCGGCGTCATCGCCGGCTCGCAGACGGTGCGCACCGAACCGTCGCTGGCCTGGCCCGCGCCGCAGGCGCCGGTCGACGGCGTGGTCGAGATGCGCATCCCGGACGTCGACGTCTGGAGCGCCTGGCTGCCGGCCGGCTGGCGCCTGGGCGGCACGCTGTTCACGACGGCGCAGGTCTCGGGCACCGCGGCGGCGCCGCAGTTCGGCGGCCGTGTCGAAGGCTCCAGGCTCGAACTCGGCAACCTGCTGCAGGGCGTGGACCTGAGCGGCGGCTCGCTGCTCGTCACGCTGCGCGGCGACGAAGTGCGGCTGGACCACCTGCGCTTCCGCGGCGGCGACGGCAGCCTGGCGATCGACGGCAGCGCGCGCCTGGGTACGCAGCCGGCGGCCGACCTGAGCATCGTCGCCGATCGCTTCGACGCGCTGACGCGGGTCGACAGGCGCGTCTCCGTCAGCGGCCGTGCGGCGGTGGGCTTGCGCGCGCAGTCGCTGACGGTGGACGGCAAGTTCGCCGTCGACCGCGGCCGCATCGACATCTCGCAGAGCGAGGCGCCGTCGCTGGACGCCGACGTCGTCGTCGAGAACCGGCCGCTCGCCCCGGGCCAGCGGCCGGCGGCACCGGCCGCCGCACGCGAGCCCAGCCCGCTGATGAAGAACAGCCGCGTCGCGCTCGAGATCGCGCTCGGCGACGACCTGCGCCTCAAGGGCCGAGGCATCGACACCGGGCTCACCGGCACGCTGCGCGTGTCGACGCCCGAAGGCCGGCTGGCGATCAACGGCCTGGTGCGCACCGTCGGCGGGCGCTACCGGGCCTACGGCCAGAACCTGGTCATCGAACGCGGGCTGATCCGCTTCAGCGGCGAGGTCGCCGCCCCCCGGCTGGACATCCTGGCCGTGCGCCCCGATCTGGACGTGCGCGTCGGCGTGACGGTCCAGGGCAGCGCCAGCGACCCGCGCGTGCGCCTGTACAGCGAGCCCGACATGAGCGAGCTGGACAAGCTGTCCTGGCTGGTCACCGGGCGCGCCTCCGAGGGCCTGGGCCGCGCCGACACGGCGATCCTGCAGCAGGCGGCGTTGGCGCTGCTGGCCGGCGAAGGCGGCGGCCCGTCGACCGGGCTGCTGCAGCGCCTGGGGCTGGACGAACTCTCGGTGTCGCAGAGCGGCGAAGGCGACGCACGCGACACCGTCGTGACGATCGGCAAGCAGCTCAGCGATCGGCTCTACGTGGGCTACGAACGCGGGGTCAACGCGACCGCGGGCTCCTGGCAGCTGATCTACCGTGTCGCCCGGCGCTTCACGGTGCGCGCCCAGACCGGCGACGACAGCGCCTTCGACGTCATCTGGACCTGGCGCTGGAACTGA
- a CDS encoding iron transporter: MKPSHWGAALAVAAACFTSSAYALEYPIGTPQNLAGMEIAAVYLQPIDMEPEGHMRKAAESDIHIEADIHALANNANGYPEGFWIPYLLIKYEITKIGGSGAPIAGNMMAMVASDGPHYGDNVKLQGPGKYKVKYTVYPPNAKENPASPLYGRHTDRETGVRPWFKPFTVEWDFTYAGIGKKGGY, from the coding sequence ATGAAACCGTCCCACTGGGGTGCCGCCCTGGCCGTTGCCGCCGCCTGCTTCACGTCTTCCGCCTACGCGCTCGAGTACCCGATCGGCACGCCGCAGAACCTGGCCGGCATGGAGATCGCCGCGGTCTACCTGCAGCCGATCGACATGGAGCCCGAGGGCCACATGCGCAAGGCCGCGGAGTCGGACATCCACATCGAAGCCGACATCCACGCGCTGGCCAACAACGCCAACGGCTACCCCGAAGGCTTCTGGATCCCCTACCTGCTGATCAAGTACGAGATCACGAAGATCGGCGGCTCGGGCGCCCCGATCGCCGGCAACATGATGGCGATGGTCGCCAGCGACGGCCCGCACTACGGCGACAACGTCAAGCTGCAGGGCCCGGGCAAGTACAAGGTCAAGTACACGGTCTACCCGCCCAACGCCAAGGAGAACCCGGCTTCGCCGCTGTACGGCCGCCACACCGACCGCGAGACTGGCGTGCGCCCCTGGTTCAAGCCCTTCACCGTCGAATGGGACTTCACCTACGCCGGCATCGGCAAGAAGGGCGGGTACTGA
- a CDS encoding NADPH-dependent FMN reductase — protein sequence MSESHSIGLVVGSLRRDSFNRRLAQALAMMAPAPWQLEIVEIGDLPLYDQDDDASPADSVRRFKARIAACRGVIFVTPEYNRSIPGVLKNALDHASRPYGQSVWAGKPAGVVGVSIGAIGTALAQQHLRNVLAYLAMPTLTQPEVYLQAKDGFFAADGGLADEGTRRFVQGWLDAFLAWVERQAPA from the coding sequence ATGAGCGAATCCCACAGCATCGGCCTGGTCGTCGGCAGCCTGCGCCGCGACTCCTTCAACCGCCGCCTGGCGCAGGCGCTGGCGATGATGGCGCCCGCGCCCTGGCAGCTGGAGATCGTCGAGATCGGCGATCTGCCGCTCTACGACCAGGACGACGACGCCTCGCCGGCCGACAGCGTGCGCCGCTTCAAGGCCCGGATCGCCGCCTGCCGCGGCGTGATCTTCGTGACCCCGGAGTACAACCGTTCGATCCCGGGCGTGCTGAAGAACGCGCTGGACCACGCCTCGCGGCCCTACGGCCAGAGCGTCTGGGCCGGCAAGCCGGCCGGTGTCGTCGGCGTGTCGATCGGCGCCATCGGCACGGCGCTGGCGCAGCAGCATCTGCGCAACGTGCTCGCCTATCTGGCGATGCCGACGCTGACCCAGCCCGAGGTCTATCTGCAGGCCAAGGACGGCTTCTTCGCCGCCGACGGCGGCCTGGCCGACGAAGGCACGCGGCGTTTCGTCCAGGGCTGGCTCGACGCCTTCCTGGCCTGGGTGGAGCGCCAGGCGCCGGCCTGA